One region of Algihabitans albus genomic DNA includes:
- a CDS encoding beta-ketoacyl-ACP synthase III, whose product MPLRSQVIGHGAYLPETVWTNDELARKVDTSDDWIVKRTGIRQRHIAAEGELTSDLAVAACRQALERAGVPAQAVDLIVCATATPDETFPATATRVQAQLGTTGGAAFDVQAVCSGFVYGLAVADNFLRLGQAKTALVVGAETFSRILDWDDRGTCVLFGDGAGAVLLRAEPGQGGNDDRGILSTHLYSDGRHHDALYVDGGPSSTQTTGHLRMEGREVFRHAVVRMAEAIDAALEANALTPGDIDWLVPHQANVRIIEAMAKRLNLPMDQVVVTVDKHANTSAASIPLALDEAAGDGRLQPSDLLLLEAMGGGFTWGSAILRW is encoded by the coding sequence ATGCCCTTGCGTTCGCAAGTGATTGGACACGGCGCCTATCTGCCGGAGACCGTTTGGACCAACGACGAGCTGGCCCGAAAGGTCGACACTTCGGACGACTGGATCGTCAAGCGTACCGGCATTCGTCAGCGCCACATCGCGGCCGAGGGCGAGCTGACATCCGACCTGGCCGTCGCCGCCTGCCGTCAGGCGCTCGAACGCGCCGGCGTGCCGGCCCAGGCCGTCGATCTGATCGTCTGCGCCACGGCCACGCCGGACGAGACCTTTCCCGCGACGGCGACCCGGGTACAGGCGCAGCTCGGCACCACCGGCGGCGCCGCCTTCGACGTTCAGGCGGTCTGCAGCGGCTTCGTCTACGGTTTGGCGGTGGCCGACAACTTCCTGCGTCTGGGCCAGGCCAAGACGGCCTTGGTCGTCGGCGCAGAAACCTTCAGCCGTATTCTCGATTGGGACGACCGTGGGACCTGTGTGCTCTTCGGCGACGGCGCCGGCGCCGTTTTGCTGCGGGCCGAACCCGGTCAAGGCGGCAACGACGACCGTGGCATCCTCTCGACCCATCTCTACTCCGACGGCCGGCACCACGACGCGCTTTACGTCGACGGAGGGCCGTCTTCGACCCAGACCACAGGACATCTGCGGATGGAGGGACGAGAGGTGTTCCGGCATGCCGTCGTTCGCATGGCCGAAGCGATCGATGCCGCCTTGGAGGCGAACGCGCTCACGCCCGGCGATATCGACTGGCTGGTGCCGCATCAGGCCAACGTCCGCATCATCGAGGCGATGGCCAAGCGGCTGAACCTTCCGATGGATCAAGTCGTGGTCACGGTCGACAAACACGCCAACACCTCGGCCGCTTCGATCCCGCTGGCGCTTGACGAGGCTGCCGGCGACGGCCGCCTGCAGCCCAGCGATCTACTGTTGCTTGAGGCCATGGGCGGCGGTTTCACCTGGGGATCGGCGATTCTGCGTTGGTAG
- a CDS encoding MFS transporter, whose product MSAPSARLSLIFSCLGHLYVHLFTAFYFVIVLSLEEVWSLPYHELIELWALGALLVGLAALPAGWLGDRWSARGMMVVYFLGMGASAIVCGLVDQPTALLIGLAAIGLFASIYHPVGIAWLVKSAAKRGKALGINGVFGAVGVASAGLVAGALIDLFSWRAAFIVPGLFSVATGLLLWIAIARGLVAEGAGDTVAHKPSGRGELLRVFLVLVLTMTVMGLLFQATQAALPKVFDLRLRDMVGEGAFGIGAVVAAVYTVGGVMQILGGYMADRLPLKPLYIGAFLLQVPVLVAIGLLGGLPLVLAAALTVLLSTAALPAENMLLARYTPERHRSLAYGAKFVLAFGTAPAAIWAVAEIKQVTDEFTWLFVLAAALALIATLAAVFLPSDREAETAVAPQPAE is encoded by the coding sequence ATGTCTGCGCCCTCCGCCCGGTTGTCGCTGATCTTCAGCTGTCTGGGTCACCTCTACGTCCACCTCTTCACGGCCTTCTACTTCGTGATCGTGCTGTCGCTGGAAGAGGTCTGGAGCCTGCCCTACCACGAGCTGATCGAGCTATGGGCGCTCGGCGCGCTCCTCGTCGGTCTGGCGGCTCTGCCTGCCGGTTGGCTGGGCGACCGCTGGTCGGCCCGGGGCATGATGGTGGTCTACTTCCTGGGAATGGGCGCGTCCGCCATCGTCTGCGGCCTGGTCGACCAGCCGACGGCCCTGCTCATCGGCCTGGCGGCGATCGGCCTCTTTGCCTCGATCTACCATCCGGTGGGGATCGCCTGGCTGGTCAAGTCGGCGGCCAAGCGCGGCAAGGCTCTCGGCATCAACGGTGTGTTCGGTGCCGTCGGCGTGGCTTCGGCGGGACTGGTGGCCGGAGCCCTGATCGATCTCTTTTCCTGGCGGGCGGCCTTCATCGTGCCCGGCCTCTTCAGTGTCGCGACCGGACTTCTGCTCTGGATCGCCATCGCACGGGGGCTGGTGGCCGAGGGCGCCGGCGATACGGTCGCCCACAAGCCCTCCGGGCGCGGTGAGCTGCTTCGCGTGTTTCTGGTCCTGGTACTCACGATGACCGTGATGGGGCTGCTGTTCCAGGCGACGCAGGCCGCCTTGCCGAAAGTCTTCGACCTGCGGCTCCGCGATATGGTGGGCGAGGGGGCCTTCGGTATCGGTGCCGTGGTGGCGGCGGTCTACACCGTCGGCGGCGTGATGCAGATCCTCGGCGGCTACATGGCCGACCGGCTGCCCTTGAAGCCGCTCTACATCGGCGCATTCCTTCTGCAGGTTCCGGTGTTGGTCGCGATCGGGCTGTTGGGTGGACTGCCGCTCGTCTTGGCCGCGGCGCTCACGGTTCTGCTCTCGACGGCCGCGCTTCCGGCCGAGAACATGCTGCTTGCCCGCTACACGCCGGAGCGCCACAGGAGCCTCGCTTACGGCGCCAAGTTCGTACTTGCCTTCGGCACCGCGCCAGCGGCGATCTGGGCCGTTGCGGAAATCAAACAGGTCACGGACGAGTTTACCTGGCTCTTCGTTCTGGCCGCCGCCCTGGCGCTGATTGCGACGCTGGCGGCGGTCTTCTTGCCAAGCGATCGCGAAGCCGAAACCGCGGTCGCGCCACAGCCGGCCGAATAA
- the rpmF gene encoding 50S ribosomal protein L32, which yields MAVPKKKVSKSRRDMRRAHDALKTPSYVEDQDSGELRRPHHIDLKTGMYRGRQILEPKDEF from the coding sequence ATGGCTGTACCCAAGAAGAAGGTGTCGAAGTCGCGCCGCGATATGCGCCGCGCCCACGACGCATTGAAGACCCCGAGTTATGTCGAAGACCAGGATAGCGGCGAGTTGCGTCGCCCGCATCATATCGACCTGAAGACCGGGATGTATCGCGGTCGTCAGATCCTAGAGCCAAAGGACGAGTTCTAA
- a CDS encoding dimethylsulfoniopropionate demethylase, whose amino-acid sequence MRNFNLTPSRRVRRTPFSDRVERAGVEAYTVYNHMLLPTAFQSAEADYHHLKRHVQVWDVSCQRQIEVRGRDASRLLQMLTPRDLRSMMPGRCYYTPMVDETGGMLNDPVTVKLAEDRYWISIADSDLLFWVKGLAYGFRLEVDITEPDVSPLAVQGPQAEELMSRVFGASVREIRFFRFSRLPFQGQELVVARSGYSKQGGFEIYLEPAELAEPLWDALMTKGADLQVKAGCPNLIERIEAQLLSYGNDMTRENTPQECGLGRFCDTLTAIGCVGRDALLRTAMEGPVRQIRSLAVEGDPVAPCLDPWPLFAPGTTTQVGQVTSAAWSPDFNTNVAIGMVQLSHWTGGTQVEAETPDGRRTSIVQNSAFIQ is encoded by the coding sequence ATGCGGAACTTTAACCTGACACCGTCGCGCCGCGTCCGGCGCACGCCCTTTTCCGACCGGGTCGAGCGGGCCGGTGTCGAGGCCTACACGGTCTACAATCACATGCTGCTGCCGACGGCCTTCCAGTCCGCGGAGGCCGACTACCATCATCTCAAGCGCCACGTGCAGGTCTGGGACGTGAGCTGTCAGCGGCAGATCGAGGTACGGGGACGCGATGCGTCCCGCTTGCTGCAGATGCTGACGCCCCGCGACCTGCGATCGATGATGCCGGGTCGTTGCTACTATACGCCGATGGTCGATGAAACCGGCGGGATGTTGAACGATCCCGTTACGGTGAAGCTGGCCGAGGACCGGTATTGGATCTCCATCGCCGACAGCGATCTGCTGTTTTGGGTCAAGGGACTTGCCTACGGCTTCCGCCTTGAAGTCGATATCACGGAGCCCGACGTTTCACCCCTGGCGGTGCAGGGGCCGCAGGCCGAAGAGTTGATGTCGCGTGTCTTCGGCGCCAGCGTACGCGAGATCCGGTTCTTCCGCTTCAGCCGTCTGCCCTTTCAGGGACAGGAATTGGTCGTTGCGCGGTCAGGTTATTCGAAGCAGGGCGGCTTCGAAATCTATCTCGAGCCGGCGGAGCTGGCGGAACCTCTCTGGGATGCCTTGATGACCAAGGGGGCGGATCTGCAGGTCAAGGCCGGCTGTCCGAACCTGATCGAGCGCATCGAAGCGCAGTTGCTCTCCTACGGCAACGACATGACTCGGGAGAACACGCCGCAGGAATGCGGCCTCGGGCGCTTCTGCGACACGCTGACAGCCATCGGCTGCGTCGGGCGCGACGCCTTGCTGCGGACGGCCATGGAAGGGCCGGTCCGTCAGATCCGCAGCCTTGCCGTCGAGGGCGATCCGGTCGCGCCCTGCCTCGACCCCTGGCCGCTCTTCGCGCCAGGGACCACGACGCAGGTCGGGCAGGTGACCTCGGCTGCCTGGTCGCCAGACTTCAACACCAACGTGGCGATCGGCATGGTCCAGCTCAGCCATTGGACCGGCGGCACCCAGGTCGAGGCTGAAACACCCGATGGCCGCCGAACTTCGATCGTGCAGAATTCTGCATTTATTCAATAA
- a CDS encoding magnesium transporter MgtE N-terminal domain-containing protein: MSRASELSLAFLQNHPSGAARVLEQIEPADAAAFIEASPEASAALVLSYMQPIQASALLVRCAPLKAAAFLSQMTASARSVLLRTLSQQQVMEILSALPKREAASLRRYLAYGTGTVGAWMDAPRAIFPVDASVKDCLAGIRGLGTRVGSAIFAVDADRKLLGTLDMDALLSADDKDLLGDLLEKDFVALSPQAPLTSVVTLQAWDSALSLPVADRSRRLLGVLHFDSLREGLVADSGEVSTVQINVVLSHMVQAFLISIMGLVNAAATEPGLTRLSDKGER; encoded by the coding sequence ATGAGTAGAGCCTCCGAACTAAGTCTCGCATTCCTGCAGAACCATCCGAGCGGCGCCGCCCGCGTGCTCGAGCAGATCGAGCCCGCCGATGCCGCCGCGTTCATAGAGGCATCGCCCGAGGCTTCCGCGGCCTTGGTTCTCAGCTACATGCAGCCCATCCAGGCATCCGCCCTGCTGGTGCGCTGCGCGCCGCTCAAGGCAGCAGCTTTCTTATCCCAAATGACGGCCAGCGCGCGTTCGGTGCTGCTAAGGACTCTGTCGCAACAGCAAGTCATGGAGATTCTGTCGGCGCTTCCGAAGCGAGAGGCGGCGAGCCTGCGCCGTTACCTCGCCTACGGCACGGGAACCGTTGGGGCTTGGATGGACGCACCGCGCGCGATTTTTCCCGTCGACGCTTCCGTCAAGGACTGCCTGGCGGGCATACGCGGCCTGGGCACGCGTGTCGGCTCCGCGATCTTCGCGGTCGACGCCGATCGCAAACTGCTTGGCACGCTCGATATGGACGCGCTGCTCAGCGCCGACGACAAGGACCTGCTGGGAGATCTGCTGGAGAAGGACTTCGTCGCTCTATCGCCCCAGGCGCCGCTGACGAGTGTGGTAACCCTGCAAGCCTGGGACAGTGCACTGTCGCTACCTGTCGCCGACCGCAGCCGGCGTCTGCTCGGCGTCCTGCATTTCGACAGTCTGCGCGAAGGCCTCGTTGCCGACAGTGGCGAGGTCAGCACGGTGCAGATCAACGTCGTGCTCTCGCACATGGTCCAGGCCTTCCTGATCAGCATAATGGGTTTGGTGAACGCGGCAGCGACCGAACCGGGTCTGACGAGACTGTCGGACAAGGGGGAGAGGTGA
- a CDS encoding integration host factor subunit alpha has product MSGSTITRADLSEAVYEEVGLSRNESADLVEAVLDEISSALVAGDTVKISSFGSFSVRHKGERVGRNPKTGEEVPILPRRVLVFRASHVLKHKINQAEHG; this is encoded by the coding sequence ATGAGCGGGTCGACCATTACTCGGGCCGATCTCAGTGAGGCCGTGTACGAAGAGGTTGGCCTATCTCGAAACGAGTCTGCGGATTTGGTCGAGGCGGTCCTCGACGAGATTTCCTCCGCTCTGGTCGCTGGCGATACCGTGAAGATTTCGTCCTTCGGCAGTTTCTCCGTACGTCACAAAGGCGAGCGCGTTGGGCGCAATCCCAAGACCGGCGAGGAAGTTCCGATCTTGCCGCGCAGGGTCTTGGTGTTCCGCGCTTCGCATGTGCTGAAACACAAGATCAACCAAGCCGAACACGGCTAA
- the cutA gene encoding divalent-cation tolerance protein CutA → MTYKLLYVTAETAGEAKAIGGALVAARLAACANVIEGMTPIFWWNGQVQEGSEAVLIAKTRTDLVPAATRLIVEAHSYELPCVVALPIEAGHQPFLDWIGRETEAAGSSRPGADPSSTAGGGP, encoded by the coding sequence ATGACTTACAAGCTGCTCTACGTGACGGCCGAGACAGCCGGCGAGGCCAAGGCGATCGGCGGAGCTCTGGTCGCGGCGCGACTGGCTGCCTGCGCCAACGTGATCGAGGGAATGACCCCGATCTTCTGGTGGAACGGGCAGGTGCAGGAAGGTTCGGAGGCGGTCCTGATCGCGAAAACCCGCACCGATCTGGTGCCGGCGGCGACACGGCTGATCGTCGAGGCTCACAGCTACGAACTGCCCTGCGTGGTCGCGCTGCCGATCGAGGCCGGTCACCAGCCTTTCCTCGATTGGATCGGTCGTGAGACGGAGGCAGCCGGCTCGTCGCGCCCCGGCGCGGATCCGAGCAGCACTGCAGGCGGCGGTCCCTGA
- the plsX gene encoding phosphate acyltransferase PlsX: MSARLVIALDAMGGDHAPAVVIRGANMALRRKPDLDFVFYGREEQIRPLLNKLKKLKKVSRIVHTDEVVDSNERASVALRSGRNSSMRLAINAVRDGEADACVSAGNTGALMAMAKFALKMVQGIDRPAMASFFPTLRGESVMLDLGANVACDAENLVEFTVMGNAFIRSVLGLQEPSFGLLNVGSEEQKGHEELREAAAILREVNLPGRFYGFVEGDDIATGTTDVVVTDGFSGNVALKTAEGTVKLYTEFLRRTFRSSPLAQLGYLLAKPAMRKLRKRVDPRRYNGAVLLGLNGIAVKSHGGSDALGFAHAVTLAVDLARHRFIDSIRADIGKLDRRSSSPAQAAAV, translated from the coding sequence GTGAGCGCTCGTTTAGTCATCGCGTTGGACGCCATGGGAGGCGATCACGCGCCGGCCGTTGTGATACGGGGCGCGAATATGGCCTTGCGCCGTAAGCCCGACCTGGATTTCGTCTTCTATGGACGCGAAGAGCAGATCCGCCCGCTTCTGAACAAGTTGAAGAAGCTGAAGAAGGTCTCGCGGATCGTTCATACCGATGAGGTCGTCGATTCGAACGAGCGTGCGTCGGTGGCCCTGCGGAGCGGCCGCAACTCCTCGATGCGGCTGGCGATCAACGCCGTGAGAGACGGCGAGGCGGATGCCTGCGTTTCGGCCGGCAACACCGGCGCCTTGATGGCGATGGCCAAGTTCGCCTTGAAGATGGTGCAAGGGATTGACCGTCCCGCCATGGCCTCCTTCTTCCCGACGCTGCGCGGCGAGTCGGTGATGCTGGACCTGGGCGCCAATGTTGCCTGCGACGCCGAAAACCTGGTCGAGTTCACGGTTATGGGCAACGCATTCATCCGTTCGGTCCTGGGACTGCAGGAGCCGAGCTTCGGACTGCTGAACGTCGGCTCGGAGGAGCAGAAGGGGCACGAGGAACTGCGGGAGGCGGCCGCTATCCTGCGCGAGGTCAATCTGCCGGGCCGCTTCTACGGCTTCGTCGAGGGCGATGACATCGCCACCGGTACGACGGATGTCGTGGTGACGGACGGCTTTTCCGGCAATGTCGCGCTGAAGACCGCGGAGGGGACCGTAAAACTCTATACCGAGTTTCTCCGCCGCACCTTCCGATCCTCGCCGCTCGCCCAGTTGGGCTACCTTCTGGCCAAGCCGGCGATGCGTAAGTTGCGCAAGCGCGTGGACCCCCGCCGCTACAACGGCGCCGTCCTGCTGGGCCTGAACGGCATTGCCGTGAAAAGCCATGGAGGAAGCGATGCGCTAGGTTTCGCGCATGCTGTTACACTTGCTGTCGATTTGGCGCGCCATCGCTTCATCGATTCGATTCGTGCCGATATCGGAAAACTCGACCGTCGCTCTTCCAGTCCCGCCCAGGCTGCAGCCGTCTAA
- a CDS encoding YaiI/YqxD family protein, which produces MSADPSTADLSIYVDADACPVKTEIYRVAERYGLKVYLVANDIMSVPRDRPDVELVVVSDRFDAADDWIAERAGPSDIVVTNDVPLASRCVKSGAYVLAPNGRVFSSDSIGMSLAVRNLMQDLRAGGEILGGPAPFSKKDRSTFLSALDLAANRVRRRLRT; this is translated from the coding sequence ATGAGCGCGGACCCCTCAACCGCAGACCTTTCCATCTACGTCGATGCCGACGCTTGCCCGGTGAAGACGGAGATCTACCGCGTCGCCGAGCGCTACGGCCTGAAGGTCTACCTGGTCGCCAACGACATCATGAGCGTGCCGCGCGATCGCCCGGACGTCGAGCTGGTGGTCGTGAGCGACCGCTTCGATGCGGCCGACGACTGGATCGCGGAACGGGCCGGCCCAAGCGACATCGTCGTCACCAACGACGTTCCGCTCGCCAGCCGCTGCGTGAAGTCGGGCGCCTACGTCCTGGCCCCCAACGGACGCGTCTTTTCGTCGGACTCGATCGGCATGTCCCTGGCGGTCCGCAATCTCATGCAGGACCTGCGCGCCGGAGGCGAGATCCTCGGCGGGCCGGCGCCTTTCTCCAAGAAGGATCGCTCGACCTTCCTGTCCGCGCTGGACCTGGCGGCCAACCGCGTGCGCCGACGCCTTCGGACCTGA
- the mgtE gene encoding magnesium transporter has protein sequence MTGAAVQAVQYLNRSYIRDFPLDAAKQVEAMPPGEVAEILAEQPIPSIAPLFGWLAPDVAAKLLSYLPKPTATGLLESMSPNATLVLLGQYSEEERQSYLEMLDASLRKELQDLLTYPDDSAGRLMETRVGVFRPGMKVSQALERLRRSKLRGLHTLFLVDDDNRLSARVAIHDLAVADLDQTLREIAEPVTVVVQVTAPRHEVVEVLEKTRLPNIPVIDVSGGLVGVVRYSSLVKALEEAASGAVQTMVGASRDERALSKVSFAVRKRQPWLQINLLTAFLAAAVVGLFEDTIAQVTALAILLPVVAGQSGNAGAQALAVTMRGLALREISAHHWFKVMTKEVSTGFINGVSIAMTCGLGVFIWSGSFGLVAVIAVSMILAMVAAGFAGAVIPIMLKRLGQDPAQSSSIILTTVTDVAGFFSFLGIATLLMGIL, from the coding sequence ATGACCGGTGCTGCCGTCCAAGCCGTCCAGTATCTCAACCGCAGCTACATCCGCGACTTCCCGCTCGATGCGGCCAAGCAGGTGGAGGCGATGCCGCCCGGCGAGGTCGCGGAGATTCTGGCCGAACAGCCGATTCCCTCCATCGCGCCACTGTTCGGTTGGCTGGCGCCCGATGTGGCCGCGAAGCTGTTGTCCTATCTGCCCAAACCCACAGCGACCGGCTTGCTTGAAAGCATGAGCCCCAATGCGACCCTGGTCCTCCTCGGTCAGTACAGCGAGGAGGAACGGCAGTCCTACCTGGAGATGCTGGACGCCAGCCTGCGCAAGGAACTGCAGGATCTCCTGACCTATCCGGACGACTCGGCCGGTCGGCTCATGGAGACGCGTGTCGGTGTTTTTCGGCCCGGTATGAAGGTGTCCCAAGCGCTGGAGCGCCTGCGCCGATCGAAGCTGAGAGGCCTGCACACGCTCTTCCTGGTCGACGACGACAACCGGCTTTCCGCACGGGTCGCGATCCACGACTTGGCGGTGGCCGACCTGGATCAGACTCTGCGCGAGATCGCCGAACCGGTGACCGTCGTCGTTCAGGTCACGGCACCGCGGCACGAAGTCGTCGAGGTTCTGGAGAAGACCCGGCTGCCGAACATCCCGGTGATCGATGTCAGTGGCGGCCTGGTCGGCGTTGTGCGCTATTCGAGCCTGGTGAAGGCGCTGGAGGAGGCGGCGAGCGGCGCGGTCCAGACAATGGTGGGCGCGAGCCGGGACGAGCGGGCCTTGTCAAAGGTATCTTTCGCCGTCCGCAAACGCCAACCCTGGCTGCAGATCAATCTCCTGACGGCTTTTCTGGCCGCGGCCGTGGTCGGGCTGTTCGAGGACACGATCGCGCAAGTCACCGCGCTTGCCATCCTCCTGCCCGTCGTTGCCGGTCAGTCGGGCAACGCCGGCGCTCAAGCGCTCGCAGTGACCATGCGCGGGCTCGCGCTTCGGGAGATTTCCGCGCATCACTGGTTCAAGGTCATGACCAAAGAGGTCAGCACAGGTTTCATCAATGGCGTTTCGATCGCCATGACCTGCGGTTTGGGCGTGTTCATCTGGAGCGGATCTTTCGGTCTCGTGGCTGTCATCGCGGTCTCGATGATCCTGGCGATGGTTGCCGCGGGATTCGCGGGCGCCGTCATTCCCATTATGCTGAAGCGGCTGGGACAAGATCCGGCGCAATCCTCCTCCATTATCCTGACAACGGTCACCGACGTTGCGGGGTTCTTTTCCTTCCTCGGAATTGCGACGCTGCTGATGGGAATACTCTAA
- a CDS encoding VOC family protein, with the protein MPLVESLDHLVLTVEDIERTCSFYETALGLERETFGEGRTALRFGRQKINLHPNPSPIDTKAGHPTPGSADICFIAAVPLEQVRRTLEAAGIPLVAGPVARVGALGPVTSLYIRDPDDNLVEIATYD; encoded by the coding sequence ATGCCGCTGGTCGAAAGTCTCGATCACCTGGTGCTGACCGTCGAGGACATCGAGAGAACCTGCAGTTTCTACGAAACGGCCTTGGGTCTGGAACGCGAAACTTTCGGTGAGGGCCGTACGGCCCTGCGGTTCGGCCGGCAGAAGATCAACCTGCACCCCAATCCCAGCCCGATCGACACCAAGGCCGGTCATCCGACACCCGGTTCCGCCGATATCTGTTTCATCGCCGCGGTGCCGCTGGAACAGGTCCGGCGGACTCTCGAGGCCGCGGGTATCCCGCTCGTGGCCGGTCCCGTGGCGAGGGTCGGTGCGCTTGGCCCCGTGACTTCGCTCTACATTCGCGATCCCGACGACAACCTGGTCGAGATCGCCACCTACGACTGA
- a CDS encoding MerR family transcriptional regulator has translation MTDQVVSGRATRESDQTTGQSGGRSGGRAGGKSADAFRTISEVSDELDIPQHVLRFWETKFSQVRPLKRGGGRRYYRPSDIGLLRRIRDLLYREGYTIKGVQKLLRESKGEALAAPAETRTAPELTAAVRTELTGLRDELATLRDLLRKAAGT, from the coding sequence GTGACCGATCAAGTCGTTTCCGGACGTGCCACGCGCGAGAGCGATCAGACAACGGGCCAGTCAGGCGGTCGGAGCGGCGGCCGGGCCGGCGGTAAGTCGGCAGACGCCTTTCGCACCATCAGCGAGGTGTCCGACGAGTTAGACATCCCTCAACATGTCCTGCGTTTCTGGGAAACCAAGTTCAGCCAAGTCCGCCCGCTGAAACGCGGCGGCGGGCGGCGTTACTACCGACCGAGCGATATCGGGCTGTTGCGGCGCATTCGGGACCTGCTCTATCGCGAAGGCTACACCATCAAGGGCGTGCAGAAACTGCTGCGCGAGAGCAAGGGTGAAGCTCTTGCCGCTCCAGCCGAGACGCGAACGGCGCCGGAATTGACCGCCGCGGTTCGTACCGAGTTGACCGGCTTACGCGACGAACTGGCGACCTTGCGCGATCTTTTGCGCAAGGCGGCTGGAACCTAG
- a CDS encoding succinylglutamate desuccinylase/aspartoacylase family protein, which yields MELNLSKRSKRESITVGGVEVQPGRQATIDLPITDLSTHTPVTMPVQVVHGRTDGPRLFVCAAIHGDEINGVEIIRRLLRLSTLRQLRGTLIAVPIVNVLGFVFQSRYLPDRRDLNRSFPGSVGGSVAGRLARLFVDEVVSKSTHGIDLHTGAIHRDNFPQIRGDLDNPETEKLALAFGVPVVINTGFREGSLREAAARNNVPVIVYEAGEALRFNEACIRAGVKGIVRVMRALEMLPVAPPRRKKVASKPLVIGSSRWIRAPQSGLFRATKALGSQVKAGEALGAIANPFGDNEKTIHCTVDGIVIGRSNLPLVHEGDALFHVACHQGTKVVARSLDAFEPEADYETGTTAELTDELPIV from the coding sequence ATGGAGCTGAACTTGTCCAAGCGATCGAAGCGGGAGTCGATCACCGTCGGCGGAGTCGAAGTTCAACCGGGCCGGCAGGCGACCATCGACCTGCCGATCACCGACCTCTCTACCCATACACCGGTGACCATGCCGGTTCAGGTCGTGCATGGCCGCACCGACGGTCCGCGGCTTTTCGTCTGCGCGGCAATCCATGGCGACGAGATCAACGGCGTCGAGATCATCCGCCGTCTGCTTCGCCTCAGCACGCTCCGTCAGTTGCGCGGTACCTTGATTGCCGTCCCCATCGTGAACGTGCTGGGCTTCGTCTTTCAATCTCGATATCTGCCAGACCGCCGAGATCTCAATCGCTCCTTTCCGGGAAGCGTCGGCGGATCCGTAGCCGGGCGTCTGGCACGGTTGTTCGTCGATGAGGTGGTCAGCAAGTCGACGCACGGTATCGATCTCCACACCGGCGCGATCCATCGTGACAACTTCCCCCAGATCCGCGGCGACCTCGACAATCCCGAGACAGAAAAACTGGCCCTGGCCTTCGGCGTACCGGTGGTGATCAACACGGGTTTTCGCGAGGGCAGCCTGCGCGAAGCGGCAGCCCGAAACAACGTACCGGTCATCGTCTACGAAGCCGGCGAGGCCCTGCGCTTCAACGAGGCCTGCATCCGCGCCGGGGTAAAGGGAATCGTGCGCGTCATGCGCGCCTTGGAAATGCTGCCAGTCGCACCGCCCCGCAGAAAAAAGGTCGCCAGCAAGCCGCTCGTCATAGGCTCGAGCAGATGGATCAGGGCGCCGCAAAGCGGGCTGTTTCGCGCGACCAAGGCGTTGGGAAGCCAGGTCAAGGCGGGGGAGGCCCTGGGCGCCATCGCCAATCCCTTCGGCGACAACGAGAAGACGATCCACTGCACGGTCGATGGCATCGTCATCGGCAGGAGCAACCTTCCTCTGGTCCACGAAGGCGACGCTCTCTTTCATGTGGCTTGCCATCAAGGTACCAAGGTGGTCGCCCGCTCGCTCGACGCCTTCGAACCGGAAGCCGACTACGAAACCGGCACGACCGCAGAGCTGACGGACGAACTACCCATCGTGTGA